CGTGCGGGTGCTCTATCACGGAGCCTGGGGTTTTGCCGCGAGTTCGATTTTGTCGCTGGAAGAAGTACCGCGTGTCGCGGACCTGGCCGTCGAAATCGCCAGGGGGTCTGCATCAGTGGCCCTGGAAAAAGTGCGATTGGCGCCGGAACCGGTTCATCGTGACCGCGTCGTCACGCCGTATCGCGTCGATCCCTTCACCATATCGCTTGAGAAGAAAACCGACTTACTGCTGAATACGATGGAAACACTCCATCGACAATCCGGCATCGCACGGAGCAGCGCAAGCCTTTGGGCGCGCCGAGACCGCAAGTTGTTCGTCTCGACGGAAGGGTCGCGTGTGGAGTTCGATCTGTTGGCCGGGCAGGGCGAGTGTACGGCGACGGCGCTCTACAAAGGCCGGTTTGCGTCGCGCAGTTTCAATATGCCGCATCTCCGGAGAGGGTATGAATTGATCGAAGAGGCCGATCTTCTACGAGAAGCGACACGGGTTGCTGCCCAGGCGATTGAAAAGGTGAAGGCTCCGGCGGTCGATGCGGGTCAGTATGATCTGGTACTCGACCCCGAGCATCTGTCGTTGACGATCCATGAGTCCTGCGGCCATCCGAGCGAACTGGACCGTGCGCTTGGGTACGAAGCCAATTATGCGGGGACCAGCTTCTTGACGCCCGATAAACTGGGCAACTTTCGCTATGGCTCGCGGCATGTGAATTTGGTGGCCGATAACACCGAACCGGAAACATTGGCAGCGACCGGTTATGATGATGACGGGGTTCAGTGTCAGCGATGGGACGTCGT
Above is a genomic segment from Candidatus Nitrospira nitrificans containing:
- a CDS encoding TldD/PmbA family protein, with product MSSPTWDEFTELALKRIAASGAEYGDIRIQDSSTEHIEGEDRRIASIRDAKDIGFGVRVLYHGAWGFAASSILSLEEVPRVADLAVEIARGSASVALEKVRLAPEPVHRDRVVTPYRVDPFTISLEKKTDLLLNTMETLHRQSGIARSSASLWARRDRKLFVSTEGSRVEFDLLAGQGECTATALYKGRFASRSFNMPHLRRGYELIEEADLLREATRVAAQAIEKVKAPAVDAGQYDLVLDPEHLSLTIHESCGHPSELDRALGYEANYAGTSFLTPDKLGNFRYGSRHVNLVADNTEPETLAATGYDDDGVQCQRWDVVRNGVFVGYCTNREVASKIGEARSRGANRADGWNHVPMVRIANIGLESGAATVEQLIADVKHGIYIEGHGSYSIDQRRYNFQFGGDAFWLIEQGRRTHMLRDVIYHGITPEFWNSCDGVADRTARRRYGFITCGKGQPGQSGWMTHAASPARFRRIQVIRGEGSS